A genome region from Oncorhynchus masou masou isolate Uvic2021 chromosome 14, UVic_Omas_1.1, whole genome shotgun sequence includes the following:
- the LOC135554138 gene encoding KN motif and ankyrin repeat domain-containing protein 2-like isoform X3, with protein MAQVLHMDPSFPGGKLTPSAPPSLHGKEQEAPYSVETPYGYRLDLDFLKYVNDIEKGNTIKKVPGQRRPRYGSLPRGYGYTGSWWTSTESLCSNTSQDSRQSSFSYCAPGYHPHSSHSQRPSFSTARVEKTLLDARRKLEEEKEGAPRRFSSTLGSMHNSMAGSTTSLSSAHSYNRTHGGGTGSFTPMSSGMSTPVSPTPAHLQHVREQMAVALRKIRELEEQVKTIPVLQVKISVLQEEKRQLSVQLKSQKFLGHTLGFGRVGRPRGELYIDIPEEEVSSGAEATTRVAAGPLSPTTPTSPEGSRPQADSGCEIEDTVIVGGARPAGQREVRTIGVGPEEAKGSQQVDVGIGVKEQDLGLVPETEALKSQVGQLEGQLKRTMQELQAAQQQVQAAQRERQALAPQANHSVRATSLSWQEQQGRSLQTVVSFTQQPHHRAQRTVGIQVYTLEQPATVVGVGTLLRAEGCSSPSLPPGGTVLEGTHRGHAQALGPEDAAVELPIAISSKQVREVLRSELSTSVPVTNPAIAIDTIGNQMALLHLKEGETPQHTVHYQEDPSKPAAAASPQTTLRSIMKHKAEGEPGSPSTKKNLQFTGVNGGSVLSCRYESTSSDDSSSESSEESDASEYHETTEKLPETPESAAGQHQQAAAVPVSSTRLEHATPLPTTTVQPPACQPAFERSTSQSATISIGLQHVSTLSPTLNTAVQQCASDSTPTETTYQSPANDCVRQGSIVQSSVPDPIPQECTSINTSTEPTTPEQCTIQSAATCSAPPKPPRCQPEATNPEVKQGVTQSNTTDVTVQLDAIKSQTTDLAPQHWATQSSATEQSSRQRLVQSSASTPAPGNTPSAAGAANQETRLEFSESLMASLHALQKALGEPNAFSQQAARTAYTTVLQEWLRVSCHKAADTAMVRAYMDTFSSVSPQLLKFVVNMADGNGNTALHYTVSHSNFPVVRLLLDTGLCNADKQNKAGYTAIMLTALAAFHSDSDLHTVLQLLRTGDVNAKASQAGQTALMLAVSHGRGDMVRALLSCGAQVNIRDDDGSTALMCACEHGHVDIVRQLLSVPGCDVTLTDNDGSSALSIALEASQNDIAVLLYAHLNFAKPPSPHLTRS; from the exons ATGGCTCAGGTGCTGCACATGGACCCCAGCTTCCCAGGAG GGAAGCTTACCCCGTCCGCTCCCCCCTCCCTGCATGGGAAGGAGCAGGAGGCGCCCTACTCTGTGGAGACCCCCTACGGCTACCGTCTGGACCTAGACTTCCTCAAGTATGTCAACGACATTGAGAAGGGCAACACCATCAAGAAGGTGCCCGGTCAGCGCCGGCCCCGCTACGGGTCTCTCCCCCGGGGGTATGGCTACACAGGCTCCTGGTGGACCTCCACAGAGTCCCTGTGCTCCAACACCAGCCAGGACAGTCGCCAATCATCCTTCTCCTACTGCGCCCCAGGCTACCACCCACACAGCTCCCACTCCCAGAGGCCCAGCTTCAGCACGGCCCGGGTGGAGAAGACCCTGCTGGACGCCCGCAGGAAgttggaggaagagaaagaaggggCCCCCAGGAGGTTCTCCAGCACACTGGGTAGCATGCACAACAGCATGGCCGGATCCACCACCTCCCTGAGCAGCGCCCACAGCTATAACCGCACCCATGGAGGAGGAACGGGCTCCTTCACTCCCATGAGCTCCGGCATGTCCACGCCTGTGTCGCCCACCCCGGCCCACCTGCAGCATGTGAGAGAGCAGATGGCGGTGGCTCTCAGAAAGATCCGggagctggaggagcaggtgaAGACCATCCCCGTGCTCCAAGTGAAGATCTCTGTGCtgcaggaggagaagaggcagCTAAGCGTCCAGCTGAAGAGCCAGAAGTTTCTGGGACACACCCTTGGCTTTGGCAGAGTGGGCCGGCCCCGAGGGGAGCTCTACATCGACATCCCAGAGGAAGAGGTGAGCTCTGGAGCTGAAGCCACCACCAGGGTTGCAGCAGGGCCTCTgtcccccaccacccccaccagtCCTGAGGGCTCCAGGCCGCAGGCAGACTCAGGCTGTGAGATTGAGGACACGGTGATCGTGGGTGGAGCGCGGCCGGCTGGGCAGAGGGAAGTGCGTACCATTGGGGTGGGACCAGAGGAGGCGAAGGGCAGCCAGCAGGTGGATGTGGGCATTGGGGTGAAGGAGCAGGACCTGGGGCTGGTGCCGGAGACAGAGGCCCTGAAGAGCCAGGTGGGCCAGCTGGAGGGCCAGCTGAAGAGGACGATGCAGGAGCTGCAGGCTGCCCAGCAGCAGGTGCAGGCAGctcagagggagaggcaggcacTGGCCCCCCAGGCAAACCACTCGGTCAGGGCCACCAGTCTGAGCTGGCAGGAGCAGCAGGGACGCAGCCTGCAAACGGTAGTCAGCTTTACCCAGCAGCCCCATCACCGGGCGCAGAGAACTGTGGGAATCCAGGTGTACACGCTGGAGCAACCAGCCACTGTGGTGGGGGTGGGCACGTTGCTCCGAGCAGAGGGATGcagctccccctccctccctccaggtggtACAGTCCTGGAGGGAACCCACAGAGGACATGCACAGGCCCTGGGCCCAGAGG ATGCAGCTGTTGAGCTGCCCATCGCCATCTCCTCCAAACAGGTCCGAGAGGTCCTAAGAAGTGAGTTGTCCACCTCTGTGCCTGTCACCAATCCTGCCATCGCCATTGATACCATTGGTAATCAGATGGCTTTGCTGCatctgaaggaaggagagacacCCCAGCACACTGTCCATTATCAAGAAGACCCATCAAAGCCAG CTGCAGCAGCCTCTCCCCAGACCACACTGAGGTCCATTATGAAACACAAGGCAGAAGGAGAACCTGGCTCTCCATCCACCAAGAAGAACCTGCAGTTCACTGGAGTCAATGGAGG ttctgttctgtcctgtaggtatgagtCCACCTCCTCAGACGACAGTAGCAGTGAGAGTTCAGAGGAGAGTGATGCCAGTGAATATCATGAGACCACAGAGAAACTCCCAGAAACACCAGAGTCTGCAGCGGGACAGCACCAGCAAGCAGCAGCAGTCCCAGTCTCCTCCACAAGGCTAGAGCATGCCACCCCGCTCCCAACCACCACCGTCCAACCACCAGCCTGTCAACCTGCCTTTGAGCGGAGCACCAGCCAATCAGCAACCATAAGCATAGGACTGCAGCATGTATCCACCTTATCACCAACCTTGAACACTGCCGTGCAGCAATGTGCCTCTGACTCTACCCCCACTGAGACTACCTACCAATCTCCAGCCAATGACTGTGTCCGTCAGGGGAGTATTGTCCAATCATCGGTCCCAGACCCTATCCCTCAGGAGTGTACCTCCATAAATACTAGCACTGAACCCACTACACCTGAGCAGTGCACCATCCAATCAGCAGCTACCTGTTCTGCACCCCCCAAGCCACCCAGATGCCAACCAGAAGCCACTAACCCGGAAGTAAAGCAGGGTGTCACCCAATCAAATACCACTGATGTCACCGTTCAGCTAGATGCCATCAAATCACAAACTACTGACCTCGCCCCTCAGCATTGGGCTACCCAATCGTCAGCTACTGAACAAAGCTCCCGGCAGAGGTTAGTCCAATCATCAGCCTCGACACCAGCACCTGGAAACACCCCAAGTGCTGCTGGAGCAGCCAATCAAGAAACCAG ACTGGAGTTCAGTGAGAGCCTGATGGCATCTCTCCATGCCCTGCAGAAAGCCCTGGGTGAACCCAATGCGTTCAGCCAGCAAGCAGCA AGGACAGCCTACACCACGGTGCTCCAGGAGTGGCTTCGTGTGTCCTGTCACAAGGCAGCTGACACTGCCATGGTCAGGGCCTATATGGATACCTTCTCCTCCGTCTCCCCACAGCTGCTGAAGTTTGTGGTCAATATGGCCGACGGCAATGGCAACACGGCCCTGCACTACACCGTCTCCCACTCCAACTTCCCTGTGGTCAGGCTGCTGCTGGACACTG gCCTGTGCAACGCTGACAAGCAGAACAAAGCCGGGTACACAGCCATCatgctgacagctctggctgccttCCACTCTGACAGTGACCTTCACACTGTCCTGCAGCTGCTGCGCACAGGGGACGTGAACGCCAAAGCCAGCCAG GCGGGTCAGACGGCGTTGATGCTGGCAGTGAGTCACGGGCGAGGGGACATGGTACGGGCGCTGCTCTCCTGCGGGGCACAGGTCAACATCCGCGACGACGACGGCTCCACGGCGCTCATGTGTGCCTGCGAGCACGGCCACGTCGACATCGTGCGTCAGCTGCTGTCTGTGCCAGGCTGTGATGTCACCCTCACTGACAAC gatgGCAGTTCAGCCCTGTCCATAGCCCTGGAGGCCAGTCAGAATGACATCGCTGTGCTTCTCTACGCTCACCTCAACTTCGCCAAGCCTCCTTCCCCT CACTTGACACGATCCTAA
- the LOC135554138 gene encoding KN motif and ankyrin repeat domain-containing protein 2-like isoform X1, whose translation MAQVLHMDPSFPGGKLTPSAPPSLHGKEQEAPYSVETPYGYRLDLDFLKYVNDIEKGNTIKKVPGQRRPRYGSLPRGYGYTGSWWTSTESLCSNTSQDSRQSSFSYCAPGYHPHSSHSQRPSFSTARVEKTLLDARRKLEEEKEGAPRRFSSTLGSMHNSMAGSTTSLSSAHSYNRTHGGGTGSFTPMSSGMSTPVSPTPAHLQHVREQMAVALRKIRELEEQVKTIPVLQVKISVLQEEKRQLSVQLKSQKFLGHTLGFGRVGRPRGELYIDIPEEEVSSGAEATTRVAAGPLSPTTPTSPEGSRPQADSGCEIEDTVIVGGARPAGQREVRTIGVGPEEAKGSQQVDVGIGVKEQDLGLVPETEALKSQVGQLEGQLKRTMQELQAAQQQVQAAQRERQALAPQANHSVRATSLSWQEQQGRSLQTVVSFTQQPHHRAQRTVGIQVYTLEQPATVVGVGTLLRAEGCSSPSLPPGGTVLEGTHRGHAQALGPEDAAVELPIAISSKQVREVLRSELSTSVPVTNPAIAIDTIGNQMALLHLKEGETPQHTVHYQEDPSKPAAAASPQTTLRSIMKHKAEGEPGSPSTKKNLQFTGVNGGSVLSCRYESTSSDDSSSESSEESDASEYHETTEKLPETPESAAGQHQQAAAVPVSSTRLEHATPLPTTTVQPPACQPAFERSTSQSATISIGLQHVSTLSPTLNTAVQQCASDSTPTETTYQSPANDCVRQGSIVQSSVPDPIPQECTSINTSTEPTTPEQCTIQSAATCSAPPKPPRCQPEATNPEVKQGVTQSNTTDVTVQLDAIKSQTTDLAPQHWATQSSATEQSSRQRLVQSSASTPAPGNTPSAAGAANQETRLEFSESLMASLHALQKALGEPNAFSQQAARTAYTTVLQEWLRVSCHKAADTAMVRAYMDTFSSVSPQLLKFVVNMADGNGNTALHYTVSHSNFPVVRLLLDTGLCNADKQNKAGYTAIMLTALAAFHSDSDLHTVLQLLRTGDVNAKASQAGQTALMLAVSHGRGDMVRALLSCGAQVNIRDDDGSTALMCACEHGHVDIVRQLLSVPGCDVTLTDNDGSSALSIALEASQNDIAVLLYAHLNFAKPPSPVSPKSPLLGSSPPSGETK comes from the exons ATGGCTCAGGTGCTGCACATGGACCCCAGCTTCCCAGGAG GGAAGCTTACCCCGTCCGCTCCCCCCTCCCTGCATGGGAAGGAGCAGGAGGCGCCCTACTCTGTGGAGACCCCCTACGGCTACCGTCTGGACCTAGACTTCCTCAAGTATGTCAACGACATTGAGAAGGGCAACACCATCAAGAAGGTGCCCGGTCAGCGCCGGCCCCGCTACGGGTCTCTCCCCCGGGGGTATGGCTACACAGGCTCCTGGTGGACCTCCACAGAGTCCCTGTGCTCCAACACCAGCCAGGACAGTCGCCAATCATCCTTCTCCTACTGCGCCCCAGGCTACCACCCACACAGCTCCCACTCCCAGAGGCCCAGCTTCAGCACGGCCCGGGTGGAGAAGACCCTGCTGGACGCCCGCAGGAAgttggaggaagagaaagaaggggCCCCCAGGAGGTTCTCCAGCACACTGGGTAGCATGCACAACAGCATGGCCGGATCCACCACCTCCCTGAGCAGCGCCCACAGCTATAACCGCACCCATGGAGGAGGAACGGGCTCCTTCACTCCCATGAGCTCCGGCATGTCCACGCCTGTGTCGCCCACCCCGGCCCACCTGCAGCATGTGAGAGAGCAGATGGCGGTGGCTCTCAGAAAGATCCGggagctggaggagcaggtgaAGACCATCCCCGTGCTCCAAGTGAAGATCTCTGTGCtgcaggaggagaagaggcagCTAAGCGTCCAGCTGAAGAGCCAGAAGTTTCTGGGACACACCCTTGGCTTTGGCAGAGTGGGCCGGCCCCGAGGGGAGCTCTACATCGACATCCCAGAGGAAGAGGTGAGCTCTGGAGCTGAAGCCACCACCAGGGTTGCAGCAGGGCCTCTgtcccccaccacccccaccagtCCTGAGGGCTCCAGGCCGCAGGCAGACTCAGGCTGTGAGATTGAGGACACGGTGATCGTGGGTGGAGCGCGGCCGGCTGGGCAGAGGGAAGTGCGTACCATTGGGGTGGGACCAGAGGAGGCGAAGGGCAGCCAGCAGGTGGATGTGGGCATTGGGGTGAAGGAGCAGGACCTGGGGCTGGTGCCGGAGACAGAGGCCCTGAAGAGCCAGGTGGGCCAGCTGGAGGGCCAGCTGAAGAGGACGATGCAGGAGCTGCAGGCTGCCCAGCAGCAGGTGCAGGCAGctcagagggagaggcaggcacTGGCCCCCCAGGCAAACCACTCGGTCAGGGCCACCAGTCTGAGCTGGCAGGAGCAGCAGGGACGCAGCCTGCAAACGGTAGTCAGCTTTACCCAGCAGCCCCATCACCGGGCGCAGAGAACTGTGGGAATCCAGGTGTACACGCTGGAGCAACCAGCCACTGTGGTGGGGGTGGGCACGTTGCTCCGAGCAGAGGGATGcagctccccctccctccctccaggtggtACAGTCCTGGAGGGAACCCACAGAGGACATGCACAGGCCCTGGGCCCAGAGG ATGCAGCTGTTGAGCTGCCCATCGCCATCTCCTCCAAACAGGTCCGAGAGGTCCTAAGAAGTGAGTTGTCCACCTCTGTGCCTGTCACCAATCCTGCCATCGCCATTGATACCATTGGTAATCAGATGGCTTTGCTGCatctgaaggaaggagagacacCCCAGCACACTGTCCATTATCAAGAAGACCCATCAAAGCCAG CTGCAGCAGCCTCTCCCCAGACCACACTGAGGTCCATTATGAAACACAAGGCAGAAGGAGAACCTGGCTCTCCATCCACCAAGAAGAACCTGCAGTTCACTGGAGTCAATGGAGG ttctgttctgtcctgtaggtatgagtCCACCTCCTCAGACGACAGTAGCAGTGAGAGTTCAGAGGAGAGTGATGCCAGTGAATATCATGAGACCACAGAGAAACTCCCAGAAACACCAGAGTCTGCAGCGGGACAGCACCAGCAAGCAGCAGCAGTCCCAGTCTCCTCCACAAGGCTAGAGCATGCCACCCCGCTCCCAACCACCACCGTCCAACCACCAGCCTGTCAACCTGCCTTTGAGCGGAGCACCAGCCAATCAGCAACCATAAGCATAGGACTGCAGCATGTATCCACCTTATCACCAACCTTGAACACTGCCGTGCAGCAATGTGCCTCTGACTCTACCCCCACTGAGACTACCTACCAATCTCCAGCCAATGACTGTGTCCGTCAGGGGAGTATTGTCCAATCATCGGTCCCAGACCCTATCCCTCAGGAGTGTACCTCCATAAATACTAGCACTGAACCCACTACACCTGAGCAGTGCACCATCCAATCAGCAGCTACCTGTTCTGCACCCCCCAAGCCACCCAGATGCCAACCAGAAGCCACTAACCCGGAAGTAAAGCAGGGTGTCACCCAATCAAATACCACTGATGTCACCGTTCAGCTAGATGCCATCAAATCACAAACTACTGACCTCGCCCCTCAGCATTGGGCTACCCAATCGTCAGCTACTGAACAAAGCTCCCGGCAGAGGTTAGTCCAATCATCAGCCTCGACACCAGCACCTGGAAACACCCCAAGTGCTGCTGGAGCAGCCAATCAAGAAACCAG ACTGGAGTTCAGTGAGAGCCTGATGGCATCTCTCCATGCCCTGCAGAAAGCCCTGGGTGAACCCAATGCGTTCAGCCAGCAAGCAGCA AGGACAGCCTACACCACGGTGCTCCAGGAGTGGCTTCGTGTGTCCTGTCACAAGGCAGCTGACACTGCCATGGTCAGGGCCTATATGGATACCTTCTCCTCCGTCTCCCCACAGCTGCTGAAGTTTGTGGTCAATATGGCCGACGGCAATGGCAACACGGCCCTGCACTACACCGTCTCCCACTCCAACTTCCCTGTGGTCAGGCTGCTGCTGGACACTG gCCTGTGCAACGCTGACAAGCAGAACAAAGCCGGGTACACAGCCATCatgctgacagctctggctgccttCCACTCTGACAGTGACCTTCACACTGTCCTGCAGCTGCTGCGCACAGGGGACGTGAACGCCAAAGCCAGCCAG GCGGGTCAGACGGCGTTGATGCTGGCAGTGAGTCACGGGCGAGGGGACATGGTACGGGCGCTGCTCTCCTGCGGGGCACAGGTCAACATCCGCGACGACGACGGCTCCACGGCGCTCATGTGTGCCTGCGAGCACGGCCACGTCGACATCGTGCGTCAGCTGCTGTCTGTGCCAGGCTGTGATGTCACCCTCACTGACAAC gatgGCAGTTCAGCCCTGTCCATAGCCCTGGAGGCCAGTCAGAATGACATCGCTGTGCTTCTCTACGCTCACCTCAACTTCGCCAAGCCTCCTTCCCCT GTATCACCAAAGTCTCCTCTTTTGGGATCCTCTCCCCCCTCTGGTGAAACAAAGTGA
- the LOC135554138 gene encoding KN motif and ankyrin repeat domain-containing protein 2-like isoform X2: MAQVLHMDPSFPGGKLTPSAPPSLHGKEQEAPYSVETPYGYRLDLDFLKYVNDIEKGNTIKKVPGQRRPRYGSLPRGYGYTGSWWTSTESLCSNTSQDSRQSSFSYCAPGYHPHSSHSQRPSFSTARVEKTLLDARRKLEEEKEGAPRRFSSTLGSMHNSMAGSTTSLSSAHSYNRTHGGGTGSFTPMSSGMSTPVSPTPAHLQHVREQMAVALRKIRELEEQVKTIPVLQVKISVLQEEKRQLSVQLKSQKFLGHTLGFGRVGRPRGELYIDIPEEEVSSGAEATTRVAAGPLSPTTPTSPEGSRPQADSGCEIEDTVIVGGARPAGQREVRTIGVGPEEAKGSQQVDVGIGVKEQDLGLVPETEALKSQVGQLEGQLKRTMQELQAAQQQVQAAQRERQALAPQANHSVRATSLSWQEQQGRSLQTVVSFTQQPHHRAQRTVGIQVYTLEQPATVVGVGTLLRAEGCSSPSLPPGGTVLEGTHRGHAQALGPEDAAVELPIAISSKQVREVLRSELSTSVPVTNPAIAIDTIGNQMALLHLKEGETPQHTVHYQEDPSKPAAAASPQTTLRSIMKHKAEGEPGSPSTKKNLQFTGVNGGYESTSSDDSSSESSEESDASEYHETTEKLPETPESAAGQHQQAAAVPVSSTRLEHATPLPTTTVQPPACQPAFERSTSQSATISIGLQHVSTLSPTLNTAVQQCASDSTPTETTYQSPANDCVRQGSIVQSSVPDPIPQECTSINTSTEPTTPEQCTIQSAATCSAPPKPPRCQPEATNPEVKQGVTQSNTTDVTVQLDAIKSQTTDLAPQHWATQSSATEQSSRQRLVQSSASTPAPGNTPSAAGAANQETRLEFSESLMASLHALQKALGEPNAFSQQAARTAYTTVLQEWLRVSCHKAADTAMVRAYMDTFSSVSPQLLKFVVNMADGNGNTALHYTVSHSNFPVVRLLLDTGLCNADKQNKAGYTAIMLTALAAFHSDSDLHTVLQLLRTGDVNAKASQAGQTALMLAVSHGRGDMVRALLSCGAQVNIRDDDGSTALMCACEHGHVDIVRQLLSVPGCDVTLTDNDGSSALSIALEASQNDIAVLLYAHLNFAKPPSPVSPKSPLLGSSPPSGETK, from the exons ATGGCTCAGGTGCTGCACATGGACCCCAGCTTCCCAGGAG GGAAGCTTACCCCGTCCGCTCCCCCCTCCCTGCATGGGAAGGAGCAGGAGGCGCCCTACTCTGTGGAGACCCCCTACGGCTACCGTCTGGACCTAGACTTCCTCAAGTATGTCAACGACATTGAGAAGGGCAACACCATCAAGAAGGTGCCCGGTCAGCGCCGGCCCCGCTACGGGTCTCTCCCCCGGGGGTATGGCTACACAGGCTCCTGGTGGACCTCCACAGAGTCCCTGTGCTCCAACACCAGCCAGGACAGTCGCCAATCATCCTTCTCCTACTGCGCCCCAGGCTACCACCCACACAGCTCCCACTCCCAGAGGCCCAGCTTCAGCACGGCCCGGGTGGAGAAGACCCTGCTGGACGCCCGCAGGAAgttggaggaagagaaagaaggggCCCCCAGGAGGTTCTCCAGCACACTGGGTAGCATGCACAACAGCATGGCCGGATCCACCACCTCCCTGAGCAGCGCCCACAGCTATAACCGCACCCATGGAGGAGGAACGGGCTCCTTCACTCCCATGAGCTCCGGCATGTCCACGCCTGTGTCGCCCACCCCGGCCCACCTGCAGCATGTGAGAGAGCAGATGGCGGTGGCTCTCAGAAAGATCCGggagctggaggagcaggtgaAGACCATCCCCGTGCTCCAAGTGAAGATCTCTGTGCtgcaggaggagaagaggcagCTAAGCGTCCAGCTGAAGAGCCAGAAGTTTCTGGGACACACCCTTGGCTTTGGCAGAGTGGGCCGGCCCCGAGGGGAGCTCTACATCGACATCCCAGAGGAAGAGGTGAGCTCTGGAGCTGAAGCCACCACCAGGGTTGCAGCAGGGCCTCTgtcccccaccacccccaccagtCCTGAGGGCTCCAGGCCGCAGGCAGACTCAGGCTGTGAGATTGAGGACACGGTGATCGTGGGTGGAGCGCGGCCGGCTGGGCAGAGGGAAGTGCGTACCATTGGGGTGGGACCAGAGGAGGCGAAGGGCAGCCAGCAGGTGGATGTGGGCATTGGGGTGAAGGAGCAGGACCTGGGGCTGGTGCCGGAGACAGAGGCCCTGAAGAGCCAGGTGGGCCAGCTGGAGGGCCAGCTGAAGAGGACGATGCAGGAGCTGCAGGCTGCCCAGCAGCAGGTGCAGGCAGctcagagggagaggcaggcacTGGCCCCCCAGGCAAACCACTCGGTCAGGGCCACCAGTCTGAGCTGGCAGGAGCAGCAGGGACGCAGCCTGCAAACGGTAGTCAGCTTTACCCAGCAGCCCCATCACCGGGCGCAGAGAACTGTGGGAATCCAGGTGTACACGCTGGAGCAACCAGCCACTGTGGTGGGGGTGGGCACGTTGCTCCGAGCAGAGGGATGcagctccccctccctccctccaggtggtACAGTCCTGGAGGGAACCCACAGAGGACATGCACAGGCCCTGGGCCCAGAGG ATGCAGCTGTTGAGCTGCCCATCGCCATCTCCTCCAAACAGGTCCGAGAGGTCCTAAGAAGTGAGTTGTCCACCTCTGTGCCTGTCACCAATCCTGCCATCGCCATTGATACCATTGGTAATCAGATGGCTTTGCTGCatctgaaggaaggagagacacCCCAGCACACTGTCCATTATCAAGAAGACCCATCAAAGCCAG CTGCAGCAGCCTCTCCCCAGACCACACTGAGGTCCATTATGAAACACAAGGCAGAAGGAGAACCTGGCTCTCCATCCACCAAGAAGAACCTGCAGTTCACTGGAGTCAATGGAGG gtatgagtCCACCTCCTCAGACGACAGTAGCAGTGAGAGTTCAGAGGAGAGTGATGCCAGTGAATATCATGAGACCACAGAGAAACTCCCAGAAACACCAGAGTCTGCAGCGGGACAGCACCAGCAAGCAGCAGCAGTCCCAGTCTCCTCCACAAGGCTAGAGCATGCCACCCCGCTCCCAACCACCACCGTCCAACCACCAGCCTGTCAACCTGCCTTTGAGCGGAGCACCAGCCAATCAGCAACCATAAGCATAGGACTGCAGCATGTATCCACCTTATCACCAACCTTGAACACTGCCGTGCAGCAATGTGCCTCTGACTCTACCCCCACTGAGACTACCTACCAATCTCCAGCCAATGACTGTGTCCGTCAGGGGAGTATTGTCCAATCATCGGTCCCAGACCCTATCCCTCAGGAGTGTACCTCCATAAATACTAGCACTGAACCCACTACACCTGAGCAGTGCACCATCCAATCAGCAGCTACCTGTTCTGCACCCCCCAAGCCACCCAGATGCCAACCAGAAGCCACTAACCCGGAAGTAAAGCAGGGTGTCACCCAATCAAATACCACTGATGTCACCGTTCAGCTAGATGCCATCAAATCACAAACTACTGACCTCGCCCCTCAGCATTGGGCTACCCAATCGTCAGCTACTGAACAAAGCTCCCGGCAGAGGTTAGTCCAATCATCAGCCTCGACACCAGCACCTGGAAACACCCCAAGTGCTGCTGGAGCAGCCAATCAAGAAACCAG ACTGGAGTTCAGTGAGAGCCTGATGGCATCTCTCCATGCCCTGCAGAAAGCCCTGGGTGAACCCAATGCGTTCAGCCAGCAAGCAGCA AGGACAGCCTACACCACGGTGCTCCAGGAGTGGCTTCGTGTGTCCTGTCACAAGGCAGCTGACACTGCCATGGTCAGGGCCTATATGGATACCTTCTCCTCCGTCTCCCCACAGCTGCTGAAGTTTGTGGTCAATATGGCCGACGGCAATGGCAACACGGCCCTGCACTACACCGTCTCCCACTCCAACTTCCCTGTGGTCAGGCTGCTGCTGGACACTG gCCTGTGCAACGCTGACAAGCAGAACAAAGCCGGGTACACAGCCATCatgctgacagctctggctgccttCCACTCTGACAGTGACCTTCACACTGTCCTGCAGCTGCTGCGCACAGGGGACGTGAACGCCAAAGCCAGCCAG GCGGGTCAGACGGCGTTGATGCTGGCAGTGAGTCACGGGCGAGGGGACATGGTACGGGCGCTGCTCTCCTGCGGGGCACAGGTCAACATCCGCGACGACGACGGCTCCACGGCGCTCATGTGTGCCTGCGAGCACGGCCACGTCGACATCGTGCGTCAGCTGCTGTCTGTGCCAGGCTGTGATGTCACCCTCACTGACAAC gatgGCAGTTCAGCCCTGTCCATAGCCCTGGAGGCCAGTCAGAATGACATCGCTGTGCTTCTCTACGCTCACCTCAACTTCGCCAAGCCTCCTTCCCCT GTATCACCAAAGTCTCCTCTTTTGGGATCCTCTCCCCCCTCTGGTGAAACAAAGTGA